In Kitasatospora gansuensis, a genomic segment contains:
- a CDS encoding DUF5682 family protein, which translates to MTAVFLGVRHHSPACARLVAHTIEELRPAYVLVEGPADMNDRLDELLLGHRLPIAVFSHHRDDRRAATSWTPLCEYSPEWVALTAGRAAGAELRFIDLPAWHPAFEERANRYADAEARYAEATGRLCERFAVNSVDALWDELFEAQPADLAERLDTYFDLVRGDTEATPGDRAREEYMAAWVRAALAEAGGRPVLVVTGGFHRPALRTLAASDGPAGWPTVPAPPEGSVGGSFLVPYSFRQLDAFVGYQSGMPSPGYYQQVWEHGQRAAADGLFRSVAERLRARRHPVSTADLIAARGLTAGLATLRGHAAPSRLDVLDGLAGTLVNDDLDQPLPWARRGPLTPGTHPVVVELVRAGSGDRVGTLHPDTPLPPLVHDVAARLAGLGLAEGRPLTLHLTDPADLERSRVLHRLRVLDVPGLVRTEGPAHGADPVLTERWEPGPAAGREAALIEAGGYGASLPEAATAALALRLGADGPGPAGLLFDAVLCGATGLAEQVVAALAAGIRSERELGPLGETLGAALGLWRHDRVYGVARSPLLAEVIDGAVGRVLWLAEGLHGPAGPQPDRLRALAGVRDALLHAEELLTVSRETAGLICRRISEDERAPDDLRGAAFGLRCALGEAADRAAAVRAAGAPERLGDWLGGLFVLARGELTAPGATSGDDADVLLPVLDGLVTAMTDGEFLTALPSLRQAFAWFPPRERERVARSLIERRGLRGSARSLLRTTADPLLIARAQHLEDAVRHRIDRHGLGAAR; encoded by the coding sequence ATGACAGCGGTCTTCCTGGGGGTGCGTCACCACTCCCCCGCCTGTGCGCGGTTGGTCGCGCACACGATCGAGGAGCTGCGCCCCGCGTACGTCCTGGTGGAGGGCCCGGCGGACATGAACGACCGGCTGGACGAGCTGCTGCTCGGCCACCGGCTGCCGATCGCCGTGTTCAGCCACCACCGGGACGACCGGCGGGCCGCCACCTCCTGGACGCCGCTGTGCGAGTACTCCCCCGAGTGGGTCGCGCTGACGGCGGGTCGGGCGGCCGGCGCCGAGCTGCGGTTCATCGACCTGCCCGCCTGGCACCCGGCCTTCGAGGAGCGCGCCAACCGGTACGCCGACGCCGAGGCCCGGTACGCCGAGGCGACCGGGCGGCTGTGCGAGCGGTTCGCCGTCAACTCGGTGGACGCCCTCTGGGACGAGCTGTTCGAGGCGCAGCCGGCCGACCTCGCCGAGCGGCTGGACACCTACTTCGACCTGGTCCGGGGCGACACCGAGGCCACGCCCGGCGACCGGGCCAGGGAGGAGTACATGGCCGCCTGGGTCCGGGCCGCGCTGGCCGAGGCGGGCGGGCGGCCCGTCCTGGTGGTGACCGGCGGCTTCCACCGTCCCGCGCTGCGGACCCTGGCGGCCTCGGACGGGCCCGCCGGCTGGCCGACCGTCCCTGCCCCGCCCGAGGGCTCGGTCGGCGGCAGCTTCCTGGTGCCGTACTCCTTCCGGCAGTTGGACGCGTTCGTCGGCTACCAGTCCGGGATGCCCTCGCCCGGCTACTACCAGCAGGTCTGGGAGCACGGTCAACGGGCCGCCGCCGACGGCCTGTTCCGCTCGGTGGCCGAGCGCCTGCGGGCCCGCCGGCACCCGGTCTCCACGGCCGACCTGATCGCCGCCCGTGGGCTGACTGCCGGGCTGGCCACCTTGCGCGGGCACGCCGCGCCGTCCCGGCTGGACGTGCTGGACGGCCTGGCGGGCACCCTGGTGAACGACGACCTCGACCAGCCGCTGCCGTGGGCCCGCCGGGGCCCGCTCACCCCGGGCACCCACCCCGTGGTGGTGGAGCTGGTGCGGGCCGGCAGTGGCGACCGGGTCGGTACCCTGCACCCCGACACCCCGCTGCCGCCGCTGGTCCACGACGTCGCCGCCCGGCTGGCCGGGCTCGGCCTGGCCGAAGGCCGGCCGCTCACCCTGCACCTCACCGACCCCGCCGACCTGGAGCGCTCCCGCGTGCTGCACCGGCTCCGGGTACTGGACGTACCCGGCCTGGTCAGGACCGAGGGCCCCGCGCACGGCGCCGACCCGGTCCTCACCGAACGCTGGGAGCCCGGACCGGCCGCGGGCCGGGAGGCGGCGCTGATCGAGGCGGGCGGGTACGGCGCGAGCCTGCCGGAGGCCGCGACCGCCGCCCTCGCCCTGCGGCTGGGCGCCGACGGCCCCGGGCCCGCCGGCCTGCTCTTCGACGCCGTGCTGTGCGGGGCCACCGGCCTCGCCGAACAGGTGGTCGCGGCACTCGCCGCCGGGATCCGCTCGGAGCGCGAACTCGGGCCGCTCGGCGAGACCTTGGGCGCCGCTCTGGGCCTGTGGCGGCACGACCGGGTGTACGGGGTCGCCCGCAGCCCGCTGCTCGCCGAGGTGATCGACGGCGCGGTCGGCCGGGTGCTCTGGCTGGCCGAGGGCCTGCACGGCCCGGCCGGGCCGCAGCCCGACCGGCTGCGCGCCCTGGCCGGGGTGCGGGACGCGCTGCTGCACGCCGAGGAGTTGCTCACCGTCAGCCGGGAGACGGCGGGCCTGATCTGTCGCCGGATCAGCGAGGACGAGCGGGCGCCGGACGACCTGCGCGGCGCCGCCTTCGGCCTGCGCTGCGCGCTGGGCGAGGCCGCCGACCGGGCCGCCGCCGTGCGCGCGGCGGGTGCCCCGGAGCGGTTGGGCGACTGGCTGGGCGGCCTGTTCGTGCTGGCCCGGGGCGAGTTGACCGCACCGGGGGCCACGTCGGGGGACGATGCGGACGTGCTGCTCCCCGTCCTGGACGGTCTGGTCACCGCCATGACCGACGGCGAGTTCCTGACCGCGCTGCCCTCGCTGCGCCAGGCCTTCGCCTGGTTCCCGCCGCGCGAGCGCGAGCGGGTCGCCCGCAGCCTGATCGAGCGGCGCGGGCTGCGCGGCTCCGCCCGTTCCCTGCTCCGTACCACCGCCGACCCGCTGCTGATCGCACGGGCCCAGCACCTGGAGGACGCCGTGCGGCACCGGATCGACCGGCACGGCCTGGGGGCCGCCCGATGA
- a CDS encoding CehA/McbA family metallohydrolase yields the protein MDGIGRRDVLRAGAVAGVALGAATGTAHAAEAERTVVLTGRLETGAADFVHLPLDVPSGVRELAVRYEYDRPPVPAGTPGNSCDIGIFDERGTELGGPGFRGWSGGFRTEFAISREAATPGYLPGPVRPGRWHVVLGPYQVAPQGLAYRVEVTFRFGEPGPAFVPAYPAERARGRGRAWYRGDCHLHTVHSDGRRLPAEVAAGARAAGLDFIVSTEHNTSSAHAVWGPLAGPDLLVIPGEEVTTRNGHWLALGVRPGQWIDWRYRARDEAHQRFTRQVRAHGGLVVPAHPYCPYVACQWKFGYEEADAVEVWNGPWTYDDESALDTWDGRLAEAVRHGRRWLPAIGNSDAHSSPQPIGAPHTVVLAEDLTRDHILAGLRAGRSWIAGSPTVRLELTATGHGQQAGIGERLTVPADAPVDIRLTVAGVPNGTVRLLTDEGQLRQESLPASGEATVSWRTTASLAAYVRAEVRHPKPDGTPGKGNSMGPDLPWGPMAALTNPVFLDRS from the coding sequence ATGGACGGCATCGGACGGCGGGACGTGCTGCGGGCGGGCGCGGTGGCCGGGGTGGCACTCGGCGCGGCGACGGGGACTGCGCACGCGGCGGAGGCCGAGCGGACGGTGGTGCTGACCGGGCGGCTGGAGACCGGCGCGGCCGACTTCGTCCACCTTCCGCTCGACGTCCCCTCCGGGGTACGGGAGTTGGCGGTCAGGTACGAGTACGACCGGCCGCCGGTCCCGGCCGGGACGCCGGGGAACTCGTGTGACATCGGCATCTTCGACGAGCGCGGCACCGAGCTCGGCGGCCCCGGCTTCCGGGGCTGGTCGGGCGGCTTCCGGACCGAGTTCGCGATCAGCCGGGAGGCGGCGACGCCCGGCTACCTGCCGGGCCCGGTCCGGCCGGGGCGCTGGCACGTGGTGCTGGGGCCCTACCAGGTGGCGCCGCAGGGCCTGGCGTACCGAGTGGAGGTGACGTTCCGGTTCGGCGAACCGGGGCCGGCGTTCGTACCGGCGTACCCGGCCGAGCGGGCGCGCGGGCGCGGCCGGGCCTGGTATCGGGGCGACTGCCACCTGCACACCGTGCACTCGGACGGCCGCCGGCTGCCGGCCGAGGTCGCGGCGGGCGCCCGGGCGGCGGGCCTGGACTTCATCGTCTCGACCGAGCACAACACCTCCTCCGCGCACGCCGTCTGGGGTCCGCTGGCCGGCCCCGACCTGCTGGTGATCCCGGGCGAGGAGGTGACCACCCGGAACGGTCACTGGCTGGCACTCGGCGTCCGGCCAGGACAGTGGATCGACTGGCGGTACCGGGCCAGGGACGAGGCGCACCAGCGGTTCACCCGTCAGGTCCGCGCCCACGGCGGTCTGGTGGTGCCCGCGCATCCGTACTGCCCGTACGTCGCCTGCCAGTGGAAGTTCGGCTACGAGGAGGCCGACGCGGTGGAGGTGTGGAACGGTCCCTGGACGTACGACGACGAGTCCGCCCTCGACACCTGGGACGGCCGACTGGCCGAAGCGGTCCGGCACGGCCGCCGCTGGCTGCCAGCGATCGGCAACAGCGACGCGCACAGCAGCCCGCAGCCGATCGGCGCCCCGCACACCGTGGTGCTGGCCGAGGACCTGACCCGGGATCACATCCTGGCCGGCCTGCGCGCCGGGCGCAGCTGGATCGCCGGCTCCCCCACCGTCCGGCTGGAGCTCACCGCCACCGGCCACGGGCAACAGGCCGGGATCGGCGAGCGGCTCACCGTCCCCGCCGACGCCCCCGTGGACATCCGGCTGACCGTGGCCGGGGTGCCGAACGGGACCGTCCGCCTGCTCACCGACGAGGGCCAGCTCCGCCAGGAGTCCCTGCCCGCCTCCGGCGAAGCCACCGTCAGCTGGCGGACCACCGCCTCGCTGGCCGCCTACGTCCGGGCCGAAGTCCGACACCCCAAGCCCGACGGCACCCCGGGCAAGGGCAACAGCATGGGCCCCGACCTCCCCTGGGGGCCGATGGCCGCGCTCACCAACCCGGTCTTCCTGGACCGCAGTTGA
- a CDS encoding SUKH-4 family immunity protein, protein MTGRDETAVGAVIAAATERLRDGGPGRLFVSGPAGSGKSAVLAALAAEFPAAILVDAAGRSSDSVVQELIERTGLAQRRPEADLIDLVLALRKEREPRILLVANADLAGSLTSGGEPAVLQAVLASLRIPATEGPLRLVVEQVEGPELPDASSSKYEESVLSLPSGPGADPVRALTEEAPAEALAALRALAWSQLRRVPVTGWAALCRAAEVPFEESRLAEWAAQLPWLVQEEDGSVRFDDPGLAAELRGGVPDASGLHSRMTDALLAGEPADDWALRSLPGHAVAAGRFDELLADARALARVPQDALLEGFRAGYRQGIANGTHAAALHFVSGYGLAGAPHGEWVAWLAHDAFTRGEFARAEELAAACPEPLPFRTVWSRWRPAGDFTRPVEPVHRSDLEYVAAAEYQGELAVLTVDEDGVSIVRAAGTGEPLPTGATEADPVELPDDAADLSIRSRWRYTTVRDAEARPVGVFHHPDAGHAGAVGDLLVLADRQGAYAVRLDLDRLRQGPDHRLVQLISGHRLLPRPFDPATVADLRGLLERTFGPERVHRWAEDEVPAGITHGPTRRLLTSVGVPAVEGLIGLWLEPVGGLAPRAWESTSDAEQPSGSGPFHLLGEWMGAPLVLDGADGRVLRMLPPNSSEWAHPREPLAGSSLESFVTMVALQKQYLQVHGTGGPDRDDVLAELQLHLDGVDRAAAASDCWQYVLETDNWG, encoded by the coding sequence ATGACGGGGCGGGACGAGACGGCAGTCGGGGCGGTGATCGCTGCGGCGACCGAGCGGCTGCGGGACGGCGGGCCCGGTCGGCTGTTCGTGAGTGGTCCGGCGGGCAGTGGCAAGAGTGCGGTGCTGGCCGCGCTCGCGGCGGAGTTCCCGGCGGCGATCCTGGTGGACGCGGCCGGGCGCAGCAGTGACTCCGTGGTGCAGGAGCTGATCGAACGAACCGGGCTGGCGCAACGCCGCCCGGAGGCCGACCTGATCGACCTGGTCCTGGCGCTGCGCAAGGAGCGGGAGCCGCGGATCCTCCTGGTCGCCAACGCCGATCTGGCCGGTTCGCTCACCTCCGGAGGAGAACCGGCGGTGCTGCAGGCGGTACTGGCGTCGCTGCGGATTCCCGCCACCGAAGGTCCGCTGCGGTTGGTGGTCGAGCAGGTCGAGGGGCCGGAGCTCCCCGATGCCTCGTCGTCGAAGTACGAGGAGAGCGTTCTGAGTCTGCCGTCGGGTCCTGGCGCGGACCCGGTGCGCGCGTTGACCGAGGAGGCCCCGGCCGAGGCTCTCGCCGCGTTGCGGGCGCTGGCCTGGTCCCAGCTCCGTCGGGTGCCGGTCACCGGCTGGGCCGCGCTCTGTCGGGCCGCCGAAGTGCCGTTCGAGGAGAGCCGGCTGGCCGAATGGGCGGCTCAACTGCCGTGGCTGGTACAGGAGGAGGACGGCAGCGTCCGGTTCGACGACCCTGGCCTGGCAGCGGAGCTCAGGGGCGGTGTGCCGGACGCGTCCGGACTCCACTCCCGGATGACCGATGCCCTGCTGGCCGGTGAGCCGGCCGACGACTGGGCCCTGCGCTCGCTGCCGGGCCACGCTGTGGCGGCCGGGCGGTTCGACGAGCTGCTCGCCGATGCCCGTGCCCTGGCCCGGGTGCCGCAGGATGCCCTGCTGGAAGGGTTCCGGGCCGGTTACCGTCAGGGCATCGCGAACGGAACGCACGCGGCCGCACTGCACTTCGTCAGCGGCTACGGCCTGGCGGGCGCACCGCACGGAGAGTGGGTGGCCTGGCTGGCTCATGACGCCTTCACCCGTGGGGAGTTCGCGCGTGCGGAGGAGCTTGCGGCGGCCTGCCCCGAGCCGCTGCCGTTCCGTACCGTCTGGTCCCGCTGGCGGCCTGCCGGGGACTTCACCCGGCCGGTGGAGCCGGTGCACCGCAGCGACCTGGAGTACGTGGCCGCCGCCGAGTATCAGGGTGAGCTCGCAGTCCTGACCGTGGACGAGGACGGGGTCAGCATCGTCCGCGCCGCCGGCACTGGTGAGCCGCTGCCGACGGGGGCCACGGAAGCGGATCCGGTCGAGCTTCCGGACGACGCCGCCGACCTGAGCATCCGTTCGAGATGGCGCTACACCACCGTCCGGGATGCCGAGGCCCGGCCGGTCGGAGTCTTCCACCACCCCGACGCCGGCCACGCGGGTGCGGTCGGTGATCTGCTGGTCCTCGCTGACCGTCAGGGCGCGTACGCCGTCCGGTTGGACCTTGACCGACTCCGTCAGGGGCCGGACCACCGACTGGTCCAGCTGATCAGCGGCCACCGCTTGCTGCCCCGGCCGTTCGACCCGGCGACGGTGGCCGATCTGCGGGGCCTGCTGGAGCGGACGTTCGGGCCCGAGCGGGTCCACCGATGGGCGGAGGACGAGGTACCGGCGGGGATCACGCACGGGCCGACGCGTCGTCTGCTCACGTCTGTCGGTGTGCCGGCGGTGGAGGGTCTGATCGGTCTCTGGCTGGAGCCGGTCGGGGGGCTCGCGCCTCGGGCTTGGGAGTCCACGTCCGACGCCGAACAGCCTTCCGGTAGCGGCCCGTTCCATCTGCTCGGTGAGTGGATGGGGGCGCCGCTTGTGCTGGACGGTGCCGACGGCCGGGTGCTGCGGATGCTTCCGCCGAACTCGTCGGAGTGGGCGCATCCGCGTGAGCCCCTGGCAGGAAGTTCGCTGGAGTCCTTCGTCACCATGGTGGCGCTGCAGAAGCAGTACCTGCAGGTGCACGGGACCGGCGGTCCGGACCGCGACGACGTGCTGGCCGAACTTCAGCTTCACCTGGACGGGGTGGACCGGGCAGCCGCTGCCTCGGACTGCTGGCAGTACGTCCTCGAGACCGACAACTGGGGCTGA
- a CDS encoding VWA domain-containing protein, with translation MTPPDAVPGAAPDAGLERWRLILGAPAERHTGPLGAEAGARDAALEWLYGRDEEQLRRGVRRGTGTREGGDGPSAVTAVDWLDDVHRLFPKETVERLERDAVERYEIHEIVTDPTVLERVEPNPTLLRAVLRTRHLMNPEVLGLARRIVEAVVRQLMARLSPEVRRSFTGSRSARPSRVPLARDFDFRATVRANLKHYQPAERRLLIEQPHFHSRTSRHLEQWQLVLLVDQSGSMVDSVIHSAVTAACLWGLPGLRTHLVAFDTSVVDLTADVTDPVELLMRVQLGGGTDIARAVDYGAGLVDRPRRAIVVLISDFYEGGDPHRLVRTVRALVEQGTTVLALAALDEQADPVYDRELAQQLADVGAHVGAMTPGQLAAFVAERLGR, from the coding sequence ATGACCCCGCCCGACGCCGTCCCCGGCGCCGCGCCCGACGCCGGCCTGGAGCGCTGGCGGCTGATCCTCGGCGCACCGGCCGAGCGGCACACCGGCCCGCTCGGCGCCGAGGCCGGCGCCCGCGACGCGGCGCTGGAGTGGCTGTACGGCCGGGACGAGGAGCAGCTGCGGCGCGGCGTGCGCCGGGGCACCGGCACCCGCGAGGGCGGTGACGGGCCGTCAGCGGTCACCGCCGTGGACTGGCTGGACGACGTCCACCGGCTCTTCCCCAAGGAGACCGTCGAGCGCCTGGAGCGGGACGCGGTCGAACGCTACGAGATCCACGAGATCGTCACCGACCCGACCGTGCTGGAGCGGGTCGAGCCCAACCCGACCCTGCTGCGCGCGGTGCTGCGCACCCGGCACCTGATGAACCCCGAGGTGCTCGGCCTGGCCCGGCGGATCGTCGAGGCCGTGGTGCGGCAGCTGATGGCGCGGCTCTCACCCGAGGTCCGCCGGTCCTTCACCGGCAGCCGGTCCGCCCGCCCCAGCCGGGTGCCGCTCGCCCGGGACTTCGACTTCCGGGCCACCGTGCGGGCGAACCTGAAGCACTATCAGCCCGCCGAGCGACGCCTGCTGATCGAGCAGCCGCACTTCCACTCCCGGACCAGCCGCCACCTGGAGCAGTGGCAACTCGTGCTGCTGGTGGACCAGTCGGGGTCGATGGTCGACTCGGTCATCCACTCGGCGGTCACCGCCGCCTGCCTGTGGGGCCTGCCGGGGCTGCGGACCCACCTGGTCGCCTTCGACACCAGCGTGGTGGACCTGACCGCCGACGTCACCGACCCGGTCGAGCTGCTGATGCGGGTCCAACTGGGCGGCGGGACGGACATCGCCCGGGCGGTCGACTACGGCGCCGGTCTCGTCGACCGACCGCGCCGCGCCATCGTCGTACTGATCAGCGACTTCTACGAGGGCGGCGACCCGCACCGCCTGGTGCGGACCGTACGCGCCCTGGTCGAGCAGGGCACCACCGTGCTCGCGCTGGCCGCCCTGGACGAACAGGCGGACCCGGTCTACGACCGGGAGCTGGCCCAGCAACTGGCGGACGTCGGCGCCCACGTGGGCGCCATGACGCCGGGTCAGCTGGCCGCCTTCGTCGCCGAACGGCTCGGCCGATGA
- a CDS encoding ATP-binding protein, which yields MTDSSTTAAHQPHPHLGGRATALRALSAWRAGADGAPRTVLITGDGGSGRSRLLAGFLMLCEPGHREQIDIARLDPETVPPAELPAPPVFGATGLTATQLRWLVADHFAPGADRAEEVPERLAGIGSAEQPEAVVVADSDRAGVLPGLGEPARVAAEVLLPLALAPGVRLLADVPRADADRLAKEIPDQHLLVIDLDQDPWRDEEALLRQAEHVLDRPDGARQLAQAAGSPLVVRLAAWSARAVPDGPVSLPRSVGDALDLHAERCGTDELTLRRLLAPLALAGPGEPLPLDLWAPVASAVAGKDLRSALVAGQNLLLPFFELVAAEGRPPAVRIAHPAIADELRERFGGATREVQRRIATALLATVGNDTSDQWEDAAPYVREQLTGHALEGGLLPGLLADPGFLLHAEQVRLRAAVEHLAAGGVELPPLARTWLRLAPLFTRQELGPELRAALLEHGARQDGLPAPEFGLGLPWQTLWARPLPGVTAVTAATGAEGGSVLVAYRPGAEPELTAYDALTGTPDGADPDRLARPTDEQRAAAPFGISSGGDYLRVWARTADGTVGAPVALFLSGGPLGGADVTPDGLVLLADAAGVSVLRLTPAPA from the coding sequence GTGACCGACTCCAGCACCACCGCAGCCCACCAGCCCCACCCGCACCTCGGCGGCCGGGCCACAGCGCTGCGTGCCCTTTCGGCGTGGCGGGCCGGTGCCGACGGCGCGCCCCGCACGGTGCTGATCACCGGCGACGGCGGCAGCGGCCGGTCCCGGCTGCTGGCGGGCTTCCTGATGCTCTGTGAGCCCGGCCACCGCGAGCAGATCGACATCGCCCGGCTCGATCCGGAGACCGTGCCGCCGGCCGAGCTGCCCGCGCCTCCGGTGTTCGGCGCCACGGGACTGACGGCGACTCAGCTCCGCTGGTTGGTGGCGGACCACTTCGCGCCCGGGGCCGACCGTGCCGAGGAGGTGCCCGAGCGGCTGGCCGGGATCGGATCGGCCGAGCAGCCGGAGGCCGTCGTGGTGGCGGACAGCGACCGGGCGGGTGTTCTGCCCGGGCTGGGCGAACCTGCCCGGGTCGCCGCCGAGGTGCTGCTGCCGCTCGCGCTCGCTCCGGGGGTGCGGCTGCTCGCGGACGTCCCCCGGGCCGACGCGGACCGGTTGGCCAAGGAGATACCGGACCAGCACCTGCTGGTGATCGACCTCGACCAGGACCCGTGGCGGGACGAGGAGGCGTTGCTCCGTCAGGCCGAGCACGTCCTCGACCGACCCGACGGGGCCCGGCAGCTGGCCCAGGCGGCGGGTAGCCCGCTGGTGGTGCGGCTGGCCGCCTGGTCGGCCCGGGCCGTGCCGGACGGGCCGGTCTCGCTGCCCCGCAGCGTCGGCGACGCCCTCGACCTGCACGCCGAACGCTGCGGCACCGACGAACTGACCCTCCGTCGCCTGCTCGCCCCGCTCGCGCTGGCCGGGCCGGGTGAGCCGCTGCCGCTCGACCTGTGGGCCCCGGTCGCCTCGGCCGTCGCGGGCAAGGACCTCAGGTCCGCCCTGGTGGCCGGCCAGAACCTGCTGCTGCCCTTCTTCGAGCTGGTGGCGGCCGAGGGCCGGCCGCCCGCCGTCCGGATCGCGCACCCGGCCATCGCCGACGAGCTCCGCGAACGCTTCGGCGGCGCCACCCGCGAGGTCCAGCGGCGGATCGCCACGGCGCTGCTCGCCACCGTCGGCAACGACACTTCGGACCAGTGGGAGGACGCGGCACCGTACGTCCGGGAGCAGCTGACCGGCCACGCGCTGGAAGGCGGGCTGCTGCCCGGCCTGCTGGCCGACCCGGGCTTCCTGCTGCACGCCGAGCAGGTCAGGCTGCGCGCCGCTGTTGAGCACCTGGCCGCCGGTGGCGTCGAGCTGCCGCCGCTGGCACGTACCTGGCTGCGCCTGGCGCCGCTGTTCACCCGGCAGGAGCTGGGTCCGGAGCTGCGGGCGGCACTGCTGGAGCACGGCGCCCGCCAGGACGGTCTGCCCGCACCGGAGTTCGGTCTCGGCCTGCCGTGGCAGACGCTCTGGGCCCGCCCGCTCCCGGGAGTCACGGCCGTCACCGCCGCGACCGGTGCCGAGGGCGGCTCCGTGCTGGTGGCCTACCGGCCGGGCGCCGAACCGGAGTTGACCGCCTACGACGCGCTCACCGGTACGCCCGACGGTGCCGACCCGGATCGACTGGCACGTCCCACCGATGAGCAGCGGGCCGCCGCGCCCTTCGGGATCAGCAGCGGTGGCGACTACCTCCGGGTCTGGGCCCGGACCGCGGACGGCACGGTGGGCGCGCCGGTGGCGCTGTTCCTCTCCGGCGGGCCGCTCGGCGGGGCGGACGTGACCCCGGACGGCCTGGTGCTGCTGGCGGACGCGGCCGGGGTGAGCGTGCTGCGGCTGACCCCCGCTCCTGCCTGA
- a CDS encoding SUKH-4 family immunity protein — protein MTTREQAIEAAHQWINGAKPEEQWHRIGVHEFDLGWVLWPEQPAVEERPVGERQAPTEIGSACAVVDRETGELTHWPSVPVEEVVQLYRDKLGAGSYDPARPPVVGPGATAVLTYRDAQGEEQNLFQMSAPGEGHPEVRAWRHLQQQGVRPEDVLAVYTDLRPCELPGGYCAAVLLAELPVASFSYGHDYSPRYDRRAAAVRALTEATENTFRAAGRPVPPRPNRVPFPRAVPAAEPERDAALGRRLAEQFGADGMHRFDADDTAARPLPEAARGTLVWAGLPTRVGGFFELLPGLPDVAEHLAATGRGTRVPERTRAVLGEYVLLGTDGHALIAVQCGDGGTGTGLGVGRLWAVDPDNGSGRYLNADLSAYLRCLALLAERRPTLRGLAPQEAATVVEALQRELAALDGTVFEDPENWWAVIVEQLWDGLL, from the coding sequence GTGACGACCCGTGAGCAGGCGATCGAGGCGGCCCACCAGTGGATCAACGGTGCCAAGCCCGAGGAGCAGTGGCACCGGATCGGCGTGCACGAGTTCGACCTCGGCTGGGTGCTGTGGCCCGAGCAGCCCGCCGTCGAGGAGCGTCCGGTCGGTGAGCGGCAGGCCCCCACCGAGATCGGCAGCGCGTGCGCGGTGGTGGACCGGGAGACCGGTGAGCTGACCCACTGGCCGTCGGTGCCGGTCGAGGAGGTCGTGCAGCTCTACCGCGACAAGCTCGGCGCCGGTTCGTACGACCCGGCGCGTCCGCCGGTGGTCGGGCCCGGTGCGACGGCCGTGCTGACCTACCGGGACGCGCAGGGCGAGGAGCAGAACCTGTTCCAGATGTCCGCGCCGGGTGAGGGTCACCCCGAGGTGCGGGCCTGGCGCCACCTCCAGCAGCAGGGCGTACGGCCGGAGGACGTGCTGGCCGTCTACACCGACCTGCGGCCGTGCGAACTGCCCGGCGGTTACTGCGCGGCCGTGCTGCTGGCCGAGCTGCCGGTGGCGTCCTTCTCCTACGGGCACGACTACAGCCCCCGCTACGACCGCCGGGCCGCCGCCGTGCGCGCGCTGACCGAGGCGACCGAGAACACGTTCCGGGCCGCGGGCCGCCCGGTGCCGCCGCGGCCCAACCGGGTGCCGTTCCCGCGCGCGGTCCCCGCCGCCGAGCCCGAGCGGGACGCCGCGCTCGGCCGTCGGCTGGCCGAGCAGTTCGGCGCCGACGGCATGCACCGCTTCGACGCCGACGACACCGCCGCCCGCCCGCTGCCCGAGGCGGCCCGGGGCACCCTGGTCTGGGCCGGACTGCCGACCCGGGTGGGGGGCTTCTTCGAGCTGCTCCCCGGCCTGCCGGACGTGGCCGAGCACCTCGCCGCCACCGGCCGGGGCACCCGGGTCCCCGAGCGGACCCGGGCGGTGCTCGGCGAGTACGTGCTGCTGGGCACCGACGGCCACGCGCTGATCGCGGTGCAGTGCGGCGACGGCGGCACCGGTACGGGCCTCGGGGTGGGCCGGCTCTGGGCCGTCGACCCGGACAACGGCAGCGGCCGGTACTTGAACGCCGACCTCTCCGCCTACCTCCGCTGCCTGGCGCTGTTGGCCGAGCGGCGGCCGACCCTGCGCGGCCTGGCCCCGCAGGAGGCGGCCACGGTGGTCGAGGCGCTGCAGCGCGAGCTCGCGGCCCTGGACGGCACGGTCTTCGAGGACCCGGAGAACTGGTGGGCCGTCATCGTCGAGCAGCTCTGGGACGGGCTGCTCTGA